In a single window of the Streptomyces sp. HUAS ZL42 genome:
- a CDS encoding SH3 domain-containing protein: MRTTPAARTLAAALLTGGTLAVAAAGTTAAAAPSTHADGHGGAVWGTVVSRTDLNLRQAPSTHAPVVGSLAPGSKDRVQCMVQGESVHGNPNWYWLAGARAWASAAFVDTGGARVPACADPCPRWKDGSWTNWDDPFWNDSWSASGSVSWSFSGSWSWSVSGSSSGG, translated from the coding sequence ATGCGCACCACTCCGGCGGCGCGAACCCTGGCCGCGGCCCTGCTCACCGGTGGCACTCTCGCCGTCGCGGCGGCGGGCACCACCGCTGCGGCGGCCCCGTCGACCCACGCGGACGGACACGGCGGCGCCGTCTGGGGCACCGTCGTCTCCCGTACGGACCTCAACCTCCGGCAGGCGCCCTCCACCCACGCACCCGTCGTCGGCTCGCTCGCGCCCGGCAGCAAGGACCGCGTGCAGTGCATGGTCCAGGGGGAGAGCGTGCACGGCAACCCGAACTGGTACTGGCTCGCCGGCGCCCGGGCATGGGCGAGCGCCGCCTTCGTCGACACCGGCGGAGCGCGGGTCCCCGCCTGCGCGGACCCCTGCCCGCGGTGGAAGGACGGCAGCTGGACCAACTGGGACGACCCGTTCTGGAACGACTCCTGGAGCGCTTCGGGTTCCGTCTCGTGGAGCTTTTCGGGTTCGTGGAGCTGGAGTGTTTCCGGATCCTCCTCGGGCGGCTGA
- a CDS encoding PhoX family phosphatase: protein MRIQLPIIRTSSGSHPGGRSAMTCRFRCGDACFHEVPNTSDNEYVGDVIAGAIGRRSMMQAAAVVTVVAATGAGAAVAAPQARAAEASSKTSTPKGARGLRFTPVAPNTTDAVVTPDGYEQNVVIRWGEPILRGAPAFDPENQTAAAQAGQFGYNNDFLALLPLPGECDRQLLVANHEYTDEVLMFRGYDPANPTRQQVEVAWAAHGLTAVVVEGDRKTGKLVAVPRHPLNRRVTATTEFRLTGPAAGSDLLKTSADPTGTKVLGTLNNCSGGTTPWGTTLHGEENFNQYFANSSRATDKRYGIGTGATERKWERFDKRFDVAQEPNEVHRFGYVVEFDPYDPTSTPRKHTALGRFKHEAATVRLTADGRPVVYSGDDERFDYFYKFVSSKRVKHGTSRAVREHNLSLLDEGTLYVARLTGDSPAIEIDGSGKLPSDGEFDGSGEWIPLATATADGAVSHVEGMTAEEVFVFTRLAGDKVGATKMDRPEDIQPSPQTGKVYVVLTNNSNRGKTGFAAADEANPRNSNKHGHVLELTERWNRPESTKFAWSLFLVAGDPNDPATYFAGFPKDDVSPISCPDNVAFDPYGNLWISTDGNQLGSHDGLFGVATRGERRGELKQFLTVPTGAETCGPIIQDRRVLVAVQHPGEIDGASVENPASVWPDGPGKIVRPAVVAVWREDGCDIGI, encoded by the coding sequence ATGCGCATTCAGCTGCCCATCATCAGAACGTCGTCCGGTTCGCATCCCGGCGGCCGGTCCGCCATGACCTGTCGTTTCCGGTGTGGTGACGCCTGCTTCCACGAGGTGCCCAACACCAGCGACAACGAGTACGTGGGCGACGTCATCGCCGGCGCGATCGGGCGCCGCTCGATGATGCAGGCCGCCGCCGTCGTCACGGTGGTCGCCGCCACCGGCGCCGGCGCCGCAGTCGCCGCCCCGCAGGCCAGGGCGGCCGAGGCGTCCTCCAAGACCAGCACCCCCAAGGGTGCGCGTGGGCTCCGCTTCACGCCGGTCGCCCCCAACACCACCGACGCGGTCGTCACCCCCGACGGCTACGAGCAGAACGTCGTCATCCGCTGGGGCGAGCCCATCCTGCGCGGCGCCCCCGCCTTCGACCCGGAGAACCAGACGGCCGCCGCCCAGGCCGGACAGTTCGGGTACAACAACGACTTCCTGGCCCTGCTGCCCCTCCCCGGTGAGTGCGACAGGCAGCTCCTCGTGGCCAACCACGAGTACACCGACGAAGTGCTCATGTTCCGCGGGTACGACCCCGCCAACCCGACCCGGCAGCAGGTCGAGGTCGCCTGGGCCGCCCACGGGCTCACCGCAGTCGTGGTGGAGGGCGACCGGAAGACCGGCAAGCTCGTCGCCGTGCCCCGGCACCCGCTCAACCGGCGCGTCACCGCCACCACCGAGTTCCGGCTGACCGGGCCCGCCGCCGGCTCCGACCTGCTGAAGACGTCCGCCGACCCGACCGGCACGAAGGTTCTCGGCACCCTCAACAACTGCTCCGGCGGCACCACCCCGTGGGGCACCACCCTCCACGGCGAGGAGAACTTCAACCAGTACTTCGCCAACAGCAGCCGGGCCACCGACAAGCGGTACGGGATCGGGACCGGGGCCACCGAGCGCAAGTGGGAGCGGTTCGACAAGCGCTTCGACGTCGCGCAGGAGCCCAACGAGGTGCACCGGTTCGGGTACGTCGTGGAGTTCGATCCGTACGACCCGACCTCGACCCCGCGCAAGCACACCGCCCTGGGCCGCTTCAAGCACGAGGCCGCCACCGTCCGGCTCACCGCGGACGGCCGCCCCGTCGTGTACTCCGGTGACGACGAGCGCTTCGACTACTTCTACAAGTTCGTCAGCAGCAAGCGCGTCAAGCACGGGACCTCCCGTGCCGTGCGCGAGCACAATCTCTCGCTGCTCGACGAAGGCACGCTCTACGTCGCCAGGCTCACCGGTGACTCCCCGGCGATCGAGATCGACGGGTCGGGCAAGCTGCCCTCCGACGGTGAGTTCGACGGCAGCGGTGAGTGGATTCCGCTCGCCACCGCCACCGCCGACGGTGCCGTGTCCCACGTCGAGGGCATGACGGCCGAGGAGGTGTTCGTCTTCACCCGGCTCGCCGGTGACAAGGTCGGCGCGACGAAGATGGACCGTCCCGAGGACATCCAGCCGTCCCCGCAGACCGGCAAGGTGTACGTCGTCCTCACCAACAACTCCAACCGCGGCAAGACCGGCTTCGCGGCGGCCGACGAGGCCAACCCGCGCAACTCCAACAAGCACGGGCACGTCCTCGAGCTGACCGAGCGCTGGAACCGGCCCGAGAGCACGAAGTTCGCCTGGTCGCTGTTCCTCGTCGCCGGTGACCCGAACGACCCCGCGACGTACTTCGCGGGCTTCCCCAAGGACGACGTCAGCCCGATCTCCTGCCCGGACAACGTGGCCTTCGACCCGTACGGCAACCTGTGGATCTCCACGGACGGCAACCAGCTCGGATCGCACGACGGGTTGTTCGGCGTGGCCACGCGGGGGGAGCGGCGGGGTGAGCTGAAGCAGTTCCTGACGGTGCCGACCGGTGCGGAGACCTGCGGTCCCATCATCCAGGACCGGCGCGTGCTGGTTGCCGTGCAGCACCCGGGGGAGATCGACGGGGCGTCGGTGGAGAACCCGGCGAGTGTCTGGCCCGACGGGCCCGGCAAGATCGTGCGGCCTGCGGTGGTGGCTGTCTGGCGTGAGGACGGCTGCGACATCGGGATCTAG
- a CDS encoding tetratricopeptide repeat protein: MVERDGPEVIGRRVQRLRVERGLTQRQLAEPTYTPAYISTLEAGRVRPSDEALKYIAERLGVDFEELATGRSARLVTDLRLRLTEAQRTLATGEAEVAAEQYARLLGEARTHALVEVEATALLGLGECAVETGDLEVAREFFERAEACLGEAPLPARVPALRGRAVSHYLAGELRYAVYLLESTLDELNRSGLHDPEALLLLYASVIGPYMDMGAQARAAQAAEFALALAPQVADPALVARMHRSVARTLLAEGRMAEADASLAKAAELYRQLQISTELANCHWMRGYVCAQNGELERAEEELRAAQTMLSAKRAALYTSQVAVELADVLHRRGKSDEAAALLHQVLSDFSAERGALHSAAAHRLLGIIAEDARDTERAEEHYVRALSLLERAGAAGDLADLCRLLGDLLRRTGRVEAALDAYRTGLRHRTAPGTTTLGPAPAQPPL; encoded by the coding sequence GTGGTCGAGCGGGACGGGCCCGAGGTCATCGGGCGGCGGGTGCAGCGGTTGCGGGTCGAACGCGGGCTGACGCAGCGGCAGTTGGCGGAACCGACGTACACACCCGCCTACATCTCCACCTTGGAGGCGGGCCGGGTCCGGCCCTCCGACGAGGCGCTGAAGTACATCGCCGAGCGGCTCGGTGTCGACTTCGAGGAACTGGCCACCGGGCGTTCCGCCCGGCTCGTCACCGATCTGCGGCTGAGGCTCACCGAGGCCCAGCGCACGCTCGCGACCGGTGAGGCGGAGGTGGCGGCCGAGCAGTACGCCCGGCTGCTGGGAGAGGCTCGGACGCACGCACTGGTCGAGGTGGAGGCCACCGCGCTGCTCGGACTCGGGGAGTGCGCCGTCGAGACGGGTGATCTGGAGGTCGCCCGGGAGTTCTTCGAGCGGGCCGAGGCATGCCTCGGCGAGGCGCCCCTTCCCGCCCGTGTCCCCGCGCTGCGCGGGCGCGCCGTCTCCCACTACCTCGCGGGGGAACTCCGTTACGCCGTCTACCTGCTGGAGTCCACTCTCGACGAGCTGAACCGGAGCGGGCTGCACGACCCCGAAGCCCTGCTGCTCCTGTACGCCTCCGTCATCGGGCCCTACATGGACATGGGGGCGCAGGCCCGCGCCGCCCAGGCCGCCGAGTTCGCCCTCGCCCTGGCGCCCCAGGTCGCCGACCCCGCACTGGTCGCCCGGATGCACCGCTCCGTCGCCCGCACCCTGCTCGCCGAGGGGCGGATGGCCGAGGCCGACGCGTCGCTGGCGAAGGCGGCCGAGCTGTACCGGCAGCTCCAGATCAGCACCGAGCTCGCCAACTGCCACTGGATGCGCGGGTACGTGTGCGCGCAGAACGGCGAACTGGAGCGCGCGGAGGAGGAGTTGCGGGCCGCCCAGACCATGCTCTCCGCCAAGCGCGCAGCCCTCTACACCAGTCAGGTCGCCGTCGAGCTCGCCGACGTACTGCACCGGCGCGGCAAGTCCGATGAGGCCGCCGCGCTGCTCCACCAGGTACTCAGCGACTTCAGCGCCGAACGCGGCGCCCTGCACTCCGCCGCCGCCCACCGCCTGCTCGGCATCATCGCAGAGGACGCCCGCGACACCGAGCGGGCCGAGGAGCACTACGTACGCGCGCTGAGCCTGCTGGAGCGGGCGGGTGCCGCCGGTGACCTGGCCGACCTGTGCCGGCTGCTCGGGGACTTGCTGCGGCGGACGGGGCGCGTGGAGGCCGCCCTGGACGCCTACCGGACGGGGCTCAGGCACCGTACGGCACCGGGCACGACGACGCTGGGGCCGGCGCCCGCACAGCCTCCCCTGTGA
- a CDS encoding FUSC family protein, whose product MPREFPIGLTPPDWLVRNLQPQQAPVNRSAVARAALAMTLPLVLGLMAGKPEYGALASMGALSGVIGDTADAYRMRLLNIAIPQAFGAVGIALGSLVYGHGWIAVAVVTGVALVSGMISTIGAVASVSGLLLLLNSVVGAGLPMPGDWWLAPVLMTGGGLLVLALALLAWPLRSGVPERTAVADTYRTVAALLAACGSEIPGEYDEARHTVTQSLNQSYDLVLARRARHHGRSPELTRLLAQLNAITPVVEAAPAANLSGRPLPAEIPAAVHHLARAVETGYTGPIGLDLPEPTGETSRVVNHALRHAAEVVRAPDVDPRGIDDRLGRPAALGVRAAHAARNVALSAASWRYGLRLALCIGLAQVLVSIITVPRSYWVALTITFVLKPDFGSVFSRALLRALGTVAGLVVAAAVLAEVPRGWWDVPAMLLLAPLIPALTPRGYGYQTAAITPVILLLSDILNHQGTALLLPRLVDSLMGCAIALVAGYLLWPESWHTRVGDRLADAVADTARYVESAFGEATDPAARARMRRRLYRDLSVIRTEFQRALTEPPPTGRRAAAWWPLVVAVERIVDATTAARVRVKHGASPPSEAEITHVALQLRDLSEGVREAETLYAVRTDLTGPANSVLEPLRQEVAAARAIASPH is encoded by the coding sequence ATGCCCCGCGAGTTCCCGATCGGCCTCACTCCTCCCGACTGGCTGGTCCGGAACCTCCAACCGCAGCAGGCCCCCGTCAACCGGTCCGCCGTCGCCCGCGCCGCGCTCGCGATGACCCTGCCCCTGGTGCTCGGACTCATGGCCGGCAAGCCCGAGTACGGGGCCCTCGCCTCCATGGGCGCCCTGTCCGGCGTCATCGGCGACACCGCGGACGCCTACCGCATGCGGCTGCTCAACATCGCGATCCCCCAGGCCTTCGGCGCGGTCGGCATCGCCCTCGGCTCGCTGGTGTACGGCCACGGCTGGATCGCCGTCGCCGTCGTCACCGGCGTGGCACTCGTCTCGGGGATGATCTCGACGATCGGCGCGGTGGCCTCGGTGTCCGGCCTGCTGCTGTTGCTGAACTCCGTGGTGGGCGCGGGACTGCCGATGCCGGGCGACTGGTGGCTGGCCCCCGTCCTGATGACCGGCGGCGGACTGCTCGTGCTCGCCCTGGCACTGCTCGCCTGGCCGCTGCGCTCCGGGGTGCCGGAACGGACGGCCGTCGCGGACACGTACCGGACGGTGGCCGCCCTGCTCGCCGCCTGCGGCAGCGAGATACCCGGGGAGTACGACGAGGCCCGGCACACCGTCACCCAGTCGCTGAACCAGTCGTACGACCTCGTCCTCGCCCGGCGCGCCCGCCACCACGGCCGCAGCCCCGAACTCACCCGCCTGCTCGCCCAGTTGAACGCGATCACGCCGGTCGTGGAGGCCGCCCCCGCCGCCAACCTGAGCGGCCGGCCCCTGCCCGCCGAGATCCCCGCGGCCGTACACCACCTCGCCCGCGCCGTGGAGACCGGCTACACCGGCCCGATAGGTCTCGACCTGCCCGAGCCGACCGGCGAGACGTCCCGCGTGGTGAACCACGCCCTGCGCCACGCGGCCGAGGTGGTCAGGGCCCCCGACGTGGACCCGCGCGGCATCGACGACCGCCTGGGCCGCCCCGCCGCCCTCGGTGTCCGCGCCGCCCACGCCGCCCGCAACGTCGCCCTGTCCGCCGCCTCCTGGCGCTACGGCCTGCGCCTGGCCCTGTGCATCGGGCTGGCCCAGGTTTTGGTCTCGATCATCACAGTCCCACGCTCCTACTGGGTGGCCCTGACGATCACTTTCGTCCTGAAGCCCGACTTCGGCTCGGTGTTCTCACGGGCACTGCTGCGGGCGCTGGGCACGGTTGCGGGCCTGGTCGTCGCGGCGGCCGTACTGGCCGAAGTCCCGCGAGGCTGGTGGGACGTACCGGCGATGCTGCTGCTGGCCCCGTTGATCCCGGCGCTGACGCCGAGGGGCTACGGCTACCAGACGGCCGCCATCACCCCGGTGATCCTGCTTCTGTCGGACATCCTGAACCACCAGGGCACGGCCCTGCTGCTGCCCCGCCTCGTGGACTCCCTGATGGGTTGCGCGATCGCGCTGGTCGCGGGCTATCTGCTGTGGCCGGAGAGCTGGCACACGCGCGTCGGCGACCGCCTGGCGGACGCGGTCGCGGACACCGCCCGCTACGTGGAGTCCGCGTTCGGCGAGGCCACGGACCCGGCGGCCCGCGCGCGCATGCGGCGCCGTCTGTACCGCGATCTGTCCGTCATCCGTACGGAGTTCCAGCGCGCCCTGACAGAACCGCCGCCCACCGGCCGCCGGGCCGCGGCCTGGTGGCCCCTGGTCGTCGCGGTGGAACGCATCGTGGACGCGACGACGGCGGCGAGGGTCCGCGTGAAACACGGAGCCTCGCCGCCGTCGGAGGCGGAAATTACCCATGTCGCCCTGCAACTTCGGGATTTGTCCGAAGGCGTACGGGAGGCCGAAACCCTGTACGCCGTCCGCACGGACCTCACGGGCCCGGCCAACAGCGTCCTGGAACCACTCCGCCAGGAGGTGGCAGCAGCGAGGGCGATAGCGTCACCGCACTGA
- a CDS encoding endonuclease/exonuclease/phosphatase family protein, giving the protein MDTAEAERTTADGTRRTGSRRLAAWCAALMLAGVSTVVGCRAADTDGITPVPQLLAFLPWLLVPTGAALLLGLLARWWTGVAWGVVVLGLLAWFIEPYATSDEPTGAPLTELRVLTSNVEFGRATDALITAVRREKPDVVFVQECEYRCDAALKQAFDTTYPYRQAVEAPGSSGSVVLSRFPLKGTDGVTGTMGMPGAVADVRGHTVRLQLAHPMPPLPGQVSVWRRELRALRDFAAADRRTPTIVAGDFNASQDHAAFRRILDAGLRDAARLAGHDRTPSWPARTTPALGAQIDHVLLSEDFSASRVRFLDLTGSDHRALLADITLHQRE; this is encoded by the coding sequence TTGGACACTGCGGAGGCTGAGCGGACGACAGCCGACGGCACCCGGCGAACCGGCTCACGCCGCCTCGCAGCCTGGTGCGCCGCCCTGATGCTGGCCGGCGTGAGCACGGTCGTCGGATGCCGTGCCGCCGACACCGACGGCATCACCCCCGTCCCACAGCTCCTCGCCTTCCTGCCCTGGCTGCTCGTACCCACCGGCGCCGCACTCCTCCTGGGCCTGCTCGCACGATGGTGGACCGGCGTGGCGTGGGGCGTCGTCGTCCTCGGCCTGCTCGCGTGGTTCATCGAGCCGTACGCCACAAGCGACGAGCCCACCGGCGCCCCGCTCACCGAGCTGCGCGTGCTGACCTCGAACGTCGAGTTCGGGCGGGCGACCGACGCCCTGATCACCGCCGTGCGGCGCGAGAAACCCGACGTGGTGTTCGTGCAGGAGTGCGAGTACCGCTGCGACGCGGCACTCAAGCAGGCCTTCGACACCACGTACCCGTACCGTCAGGCCGTCGAGGCCCCCGGCTCCTCGGGCTCCGTGGTCCTCAGCCGCTTCCCCCTCAAGGGCACGGACGGCGTCACCGGCACCATGGGCATGCCCGGCGCCGTCGCCGACGTCCGCGGCCACACCGTACGGCTCCAGCTCGCGCACCCCATGCCCCCGCTGCCCGGCCAGGTCAGCGTCTGGCGCCGCGAGCTGCGCGCACTGCGCGACTTCGCCGCCGCCGACCGGCGCACCCCCACCATCGTCGCCGGCGACTTCAACGCCTCCCAGGACCACGCCGCCTTCCGCCGCATCCTCGACGCCGGCCTGCGCGACGCCGCCCGCCTGGCCGGCCACGACCGCACGCCCAGCTGGCCGGCCCGCACCACCCCCGCGCTCGGTGCCCAGATCGACCACGTGCTCCTGTCGGAGGACTTCTCCGCGAGCCGTGTCCGCTTCCTCGACCTGACCGGCTCCGACCACCGCGCGCTGCTCGCCGACATCACGCTCCACCAGCGCGAATGA
- a CDS encoding permease: MDDRRTVADGLRFAVRALVYAVLGGAALVAVVTVVSVLGPMLALDLYTPPVAAWWTVFTAVAVQGVPFLLLGTVVSAAIGAFVPERVFRRLLPRNQALAVPVAGVAGVVLPGCECASVPVAGSLMRRGVAPAAALAFLLSAPAINPVVLVATSIAFPGQPGMVLARLVASLATAVVMGWLWARFGRAEWLRPPKTRVSRTTGARAFVSGLQHDFLHAGGFLVLGAAAAATFDIAVPRSVLDAFTGSAWLSVLLLAVLAVVLCVCSEADAFVAASLSAFPATARLAFMVVGPMVDLKLIALQAGTFGRSFAVRFASTTWVVAVTASVLVGWWLL; this comes from the coding sequence GTGGACGACCGGCGGACCGTGGCCGACGGCCTCCGGTTCGCCGTGCGGGCGCTCGTGTACGCCGTCCTCGGCGGTGCCGCGCTCGTCGCCGTCGTGACCGTCGTGTCCGTCCTCGGGCCGATGCTCGCGCTCGACCTCTACACCCCGCCCGTGGCCGCCTGGTGGACCGTCTTCACGGCCGTCGCCGTCCAGGGCGTGCCGTTCCTGCTGCTCGGCACGGTCGTCTCCGCGGCGATCGGCGCCTTCGTGCCGGAGCGGGTCTTCCGGCGCCTCCTCCCCCGCAACCAGGCGCTCGCCGTCCCGGTGGCCGGCGTGGCGGGCGTGGTCCTCCCCGGGTGCGAGTGCGCGTCGGTGCCGGTGGCCGGGAGCCTGATGCGCCGCGGGGTCGCCCCGGCCGCCGCCCTCGCGTTCCTCCTCTCGGCGCCAGCCATCAACCCGGTCGTGCTCGTCGCGACCTCCATCGCCTTCCCCGGCCAGCCGGGGATGGTCCTCGCGCGGCTCGTGGCCTCGCTCGCCACCGCCGTGGTCATGGGCTGGCTGTGGGCGCGCTTCGGGCGCGCGGAGTGGCTGCGGCCGCCGAAGACGCGGGTCTCCCGGACGACGGGTGCGCGGGCCTTCGTCTCCGGCCTCCAGCACGACTTCCTGCACGCCGGCGGCTTCCTGGTGCTGGGCGCGGCGGCCGCGGCGACCTTCGACATCGCGGTGCCGCGGTCCGTCCTCGACGCGTTCACGGGGTCCGCCTGGCTGTCGGTGCTACTGCTGGCGGTCCTCGCCGTCGTGTTGTGCGTGTGCAGCGAGGCCGACGCCTTCGTGGCCGCCTCGCTGAGCGCCTTCCCGGCCACCGCCCGGCTGGCGTTCATGGTGGTGGGCCCGATGGTGGACCTGAAGCTGATAGCGCTTCAGGCGGGGACGTTCGGCCGGTCCTTCGCCGTCCGGTTCGCGTCGACGACCTGGGTGGTGGCGGTGACGGCGAGCGTCCTGGTGGGGTGGTGGCTGCTGTGA